The window atacatacacacaaatatatatatacacacatatatatacaaacaatatacatatacaaacacataaacacacacaaaatacacacacatatacacacatacataatacacacacacacacacacacacacacacacacacacacacagacacacacacacacacacacacacacacaaacacacacacacaaaacacacacacaaacacacacacacaaacacacacacacacacacacacacacaaacacacacacacacaactctcttTCAAGGGTTAACATGTTTGGGAAAGCTGTAAACACAAGCGACAGTGTGCACATGGGTCACTgacgcggacacacacacacacacacacacacacacacacactcttggcaCAAAGCTCTCTCATTTAGCGCAACGTTAAAATTAGTATTTAGTTTCACAGACCGGAAAAACCACTTTTCACAAATATAACTGTTGCGTAGAGAAATATTCCGTCCGTGTCCACAAGAGGGGAGTGACCCACGGCGGTCATCATCGCCATGAAACATGAAGGATACATGAATAGTGTTGAAGGCTGAAATGACAGTGGCACTAAGTCACTCACTCTTACAACCGCTGCACATCACCTTCCCCACGGGATTCACTTAagtgtgttttatattaataGCAAACGTTATAATGATTGCGTAACTATTCCTTTAGAATTCGATTTAAGTCTAAGTCAACTGCACCGACCAATCAAAAGTCAGCTGACATGATTTCGGGCTCAAGTGTCATACGTCCCACCTTCGTGTCTCCTGAACTCCGTCCTGACCGGCTGCCGATGAAGACTCTGGGACATCTTCTTCATTAAGGGCGGGGCCGCTGGTTTGTGGCGTCGTTGGTTGTTTCAAAGTCTCAATAATCACGTGATCGCTCGTCGTGGTGCAACAAGCTACAGCGTTTGCTGTCTGAGACTCGTCTCCGGTGAGTTCGGGAGGTGgggaagttgttgttgttgtcgttgtcggATTGGTTATTGCAGCAGTTTCTCCGTTGGCTTGTGCTCTTGCTGATATCTGACCCGAATTTGGTGTCCAGACATGAAGTCGTTGATTGACCACTGAGCAGTGGCTGGTTGCTTGTTCGTCAGAGaagcaggtgttgttgttgttgttgttacttgACTTTGTGGTCACAGAGGTATCTGGGTTCTTTTCAGTTGCGCCGAGTGGACTTGAAGTCCAGGAGTCCTGGTCGAAGTCTGGAATGTGGTGGACGATGATGGGGatcggggggggcggggcggctCTGGACGGCTGGTTGACGTCGGCACTAATTGCCGACtgccagttgttggagcagagGAGCGCCGGGATGCTGCGGGGACAACAGAGGATCACGGGAGTCAGAAATTAGATCAGCTTCAAATGTATTTTCAATAGCCGACAGttgtaaatgtaaatattcAAAATGTGTCCCAGATTATTTCCTGTTGCAGTGCAAGGAATGTATAAAAGAAAGAAGGGACTTGTCACGACACTGAAGacacgataccagaattcaatacgaTACCACAAATACGATACAGGTATATTTATCtagaatagtaataaataaaacatttgtatgGTTCGCTTTTTACCAGCATGTTCCTGCCCAGCTTtatcaacacttaacaaatggcataattattagtattagcccacacagcaagatattaatgaaaactacatggtgccatcaCAGCATTGACTATAcacagtagccccgccccctaggCGTGCAGGCAGCATGAcagggagcggagcagcgcgacTTCAATGAAGGATCGATACTAAAAGATATGCAAAAAACGTATCGTTTTGAACTTTTTATACTGCTACTTGTTACTCGTTTTTGTCAATTAACCAAGTAAACATTTTCACTTTGTTTAGCTATCGTGAGGCAGCAACATCTCTGTTGAGATGTACAAAATAATCGTTGTGACGGCGTAAAAAAGAATCAAACAGGGGGGCTGCAGTGCTGGTGAGTAATAGCAAGTTGTACAGCCTCTCCATCACTGTCAAGTGTGTGAGCCAGCTAATAATATAGTAGGATGACGACTATGAATGGAAATCACTGAGGCATCTGATAGGCCACGTCATCCGACCAGTTATaatcagagcccccccccccccctccctcatgcTGCTGCTGAGGTTCTCTCATTTTCCACCTACAGGCCCCGTTTTGGTTTGGTGGAGTATGTCGCTTtagtttatcttcttttttctattttatttctctATATAGATTAAGTTAAATCTATTTATTAAAGCTGGCAAACAGACCTGGCCAGCTGCCTCTGGAGCTCCTGAGCATGTTGGTGACACTGGTGGAAGTAACAGGCCTGACCTTCCACAAAGTCCGTCAGGCTGCGCATGTGGTTGGTCTGAAAAATACATAAAAGGAGACACATAAAACACAAGAGAGATGGAGcaacataaacaataaaaacaatcaatatattgtgttttttaggaGATATCGAATGACAAACTACAgtaaaatatttattaaatccatttttttttaaacagtaaaCAATATAATTTCGCTGGGAATTGGGtatttcattgtgtgtgtgtttaaagttcGGCCtaaaatatccacacacacacactaccgttcaaaaggttggggtcacccagacaatttcgtgttttgcacactttcatttatcaaattaattgcaaaatgaataaaaaataaagtaaagacattgacaaggttcgaaataatgatttttatttgaaatattaattttgttcttcaaagttcaggctcaaaggaaggccagttttatagcttctctcaccagcataactgttttcagctgtgttaacataattgcacgagggttttctaaccctctgttagtcttctaaggcgataacacaatgcaccatgagaacactggagatgtcTCTTTACACCGATGTAGATATTTCCttaaaaaccagacgtttccacctagaatagtcatttaccacattaacaatgtagagagtgtatttatgattaatttaatggtctcttcattgaaaaaaacagtgattttctttgaaaaataaggacatttagaAGTGActccaaacctttgaacggtacTGACTCTCTGTTCCAAGCTTGAGAGACAGGACTGAATCTTAtgctctttgtgtgcgtgtttgtgtacaCGTACGTGAGTGTTGCCGATTCCTTCCACAACTCGTCTCGTGATTTCTGACTGACGATCGAACAGACTCTGACAGATCCTCTGCTCCATCtctgcctacacacacacacacacacacacacacctaattaTGTCAAGCTTAATAGCAAAAAACAAATTCCTAGAATTCTGGATGAGATTAACAATAGAAAGAAAACAGCTTCCGCAACCCATAAGCAATTACAACCCTGGCACCATTGTTAAAATGGTCTCCCTCTATTGCAGCATGAAGAATTTTGATATCAGATCCAAACATGCACTTACCTGAGCGATTTCCTGCGCccacatctgattggatgagagagacagaagaggacaAGCGACTTTACTCAGCGACCAAACGGCAACTTCAGTCGTGTCCGTCAATGTTCACTTTAACCCTTTAACGTCACTGACCTTCAGCCACTTAACCCGCAGGAAGCTGAACATGTACGAGACGCGAGACAAGTAGCCGTCTTCCAGCGGGTTCGCGTTCAGGCTCTGACAAAGATAAACAAAAGGAGGAACAAaagatgtgtgttttttggATTGATCTCCATGtgatgaatgtatttatttaaatacgtGAAGGTCAGACATTGAGTGACTCACTCTGCCCTCCCGGTCAGCTTCATGTGCTTTTCTCAGTCTGGTTTTAGCGATGTCCAAGTCCAGACGCTTCTTTACCAACATCTTGCGCTCATCCTAtatgaacaaacaaacacacatacatactgtgtAATAGCCACGTTACGTATACAAACAATGTATAAACTAGAGCATGAACAAAGGAACAGAAAAAGACAATCCAGAAGCAATGAGTGTGAATGTGCCCCGTTGTGCCACAgtgacgggtgtgtgtgtgtgtgtgtgtgtgtgtgtgtgtgtgtgtgtcacctgcaTGGCTCCGTACTCCCCCTCGGTGAAGCTCCTCAGAGGGGTGAGAAAGTGGATGTTGGTGCTTTGGACAAACTTCCTCTCCGCCTCGCCGAGCTGCCTCTGAGCCTCTCCACACCGGAGCAGTGCAGTTCCTGAACAGGAAACACACTTCCCATCAGTACACactgaaaaaaaagtattcccTGATGGGATGTGAACCGTATTCGTCAGATCAACATCGTCCACGTTTATGTATACTCGCCATAGGGCGTGTTGGACCCCATCTCCAGCCCGGCCTGGACCATTTGGTCTCCCAGTACCTCGTGTGCACGAGGCCGAGGGGGGACGCTCCAGTCCAGATGCTCGTACAGACGGTCCTCCAAGCGCGCTCCTGTTCAGCAGAGATCAGAACGCTGTATTTAAAAATCTTCTAAACGTATATTTTGATATTTGTTCAGGTAGATGCTATTGGGCAAGGACAAAGGACACATGTCTGATGAGAACACAATCAAATACCTCACAAAACACAGTCAGCTGGGGTCAAAAACAAGTGTCAGGATACTGCAAAGGACAATTAGTAGGCAAAGCATGCCACTAAATAGGATGCTTAACCTCCTGCGTGTAATTGATAATGAtatcaaataatttaaaaaataaacagaaggcAGCTGTTGACAATCTGCAGCTTCTTGCCATTAGCCACAaggtaaataataaaatattccgCGGCGATACTTAAAGCCCTAGATCAATAGATGTTCTGCAAATACATCCATGATGCTGAATAAACAGACAGAgcattatttgtatatgtatattactACAGCTGCATGGTCCCCCCTCCCCTTACTTTACAGACCGCAGCCAATTCCATTAGTCAAGGTAATTGGAGCCAAACGAATAAACATGCCTATTCATCTGAACAGGCTAATTGCAGTGAAACCGAAGATGTACAGTATCTATTGTGGGAGAACAAATATTGGTTCCCAGAGGTAAAGAGCCATATCATCCTTTAGTGGTTTCACGTAGACTCCGTGGAAATGGTGTGCCCATCAGGACAACATGTTTGGCTGAGATACATGAACactctgtatttttttaaaggtgcatATCACACGTACATAAATACTGAGATAAATTAGCTCCAGTAAAACCGCCTTTCtcactatatatacacatatatatatatacacatatatatatgtatatataccaatatatatacgtatatatatatatatacgtatttatatatatatatatacacatatatatatgtatatataccaatatatacgtatatatttatatatacgtatttatatatatatatatatacacatatatatagtg of the Pseudoliparis swirei isolate HS2019 ecotype Mariana Trench chromosome 11, NWPU_hadal_v1, whole genome shotgun sequence genome contains:
- the LOC130201053 gene encoding endophilin-B1-like, producing the protein MDLTRLAVDAGQFINRAVQYTEESLGHGEKTELDPGLGELFARVDATKTWSDQMISQTEVLLQPNSGARLEDRLYEHLDWSVPPRPRAHEVLGDQMVQAGLEMGSNTPYGTALLRCGEAQRQLGEAERKFVQSTNIHFLTPLRSFTEGEYGAMQDERKMLVKKRLDLDIAKTRLRKAHEADREGRSLNANPLEDGYLSRVSYMFSFLRVKWLKMWAQEIAQAEMEQRICQSLFDRQSEITRRVVEGIGNTHTNHMRSLTDFVEGQACYFHQCHQHAQELQRQLASIPALLCSNNWQSAISADVNQPSRAAPPPPIPIIVHHIPDFDQDSWTSSPLGATEKNPDTSVTTKSSNNNNNNTCFSDEQATSHCSVVNQRLHVWTPNSGQISARAQANGETAAITNPTTTTTTTSPPPELTGDESQTANAVACCTTTSDHVIIETLKQPTTPQTSGPALNEEDVPESSSAAGQDGVQETRSSTFSGEAPQRKHSRSSERRIRSSLL